Genomic segment of Scardovia inopinata JCM 12537:
ATCTGCCTTGTCTATGGCCCTGTCTCTTTCTGTCCCCGGACTGTCACCATCCCTGTCTCAGGTAGCAGCTGTCAATTCTGTGAATCTTGCTTCATCGGCAGAGTCAATTCGAATCCAGCGTGGTCCTGTTCTCTGACTTTTCTGTTTTCATAATGGGCAGTATTTCGATCCTGGGATGATTCCGGCGTGGATGTGCGTCAGACTGGCTATTACTCTGGATTTAGATATGTCTATAAGGGGTATGTCTAAATGAGAGGGTAGGGATCTATATCCTGTGGATCCCAACCATTTATCTCGGCCAACTGGCGGACCAGCTCGTCGTGAATCAGATATTCCAACTGGAAAAGAGAGCTTGCTGCAGACTGAAGAGGTAGTCGGTAAAGGACTATCCTGGCTTTTTGACCATGAGAAGCGGGGAAAGAGGCAGAAAACTGAATTATTTTCTCTTCCCAGGGCAGGGGGTCGGATGGAGGAACATCTTCAACGGCGCACTCAGTCGACTCTATCAGATCGGGCCACCCTCGGGACAGGCGTTTAAGCTGTGCAGCTACCAGAGAGTCAAAGACACCTGCTTTTGTAGCATAAGAGGGGAGATGAAGACCATACATAGGCTGTCTGGTGCCCCTGCCATGTCGGTTGCGGTAACGGCGCTGCTCCCATACCAGGGGACGAGGGTTGCGCCCGGCTTCCTGCTTCCAGGATTCTCTGAGTTTATAGGTTCCGCTCTGCTCCTGGTCTTTCTTGGATTCGCCGGATTCGCTGGATTGGTTGGGTTTGTGGGGCTGTAATGGCATAATACAAGGGTATCACTATTACCTAAACTGAGCTGGGGAGCCGCAGATATGGAACTTCCTACCTGGGACCATGTAGATTATCTCGATTTATCTAAGCGGGCTAAACTCGTAGCCTTTGATCTTGATGGAACTCTTGCTCGGTCAAAAATGCCTATGAAACCGCCTGTGGCACAGCTTTTGAGTGACCTTACCCATCTCTATCCGGTGGCTATTATTTCCGGGGGACGCTGGGAGCTTATTGACAGTCAGATTCTTTCCATGATCTCATCGACAGCAAAGTTATCGCAGCTTCATCTGATGCCTACGACCGGCACCCAATACTATGTTTGGCGCTCTGGTCGCTGGCAGATGGTGTATGAAATCACCATAGCTGAACAGGATAA
This window contains:
- a CDS encoding metallopeptidase family protein — protein: MYGLHLPSYATKAGVFDSLVAAQLKRLSRGWPDLIESTECAVEDVPPSDPLPWEEKIIQFSASFPASHGQKARIVLYRLPLQSAASSLFQLEYLIHDELVRQLAEINGWDPQDIDPYPLI